One Streptomyces sp. SAI-135 DNA segment encodes these proteins:
- the sufC gene encoding Fe-S cluster assembly ATPase SufC codes for MATLEIRDLHVTVEADNATKEILKGVDLTVKQGETHAIMGPNGSGKSTLAYSLAGHPKYTITGGTVTLDGEDVLEMEVDERARAGLFLAMQYPVEVPGVSVSNFLRTSATAIRGEAPKLRTWVKEVKEAMERLNMDPSFAERNVNEGFSGGEKKRHEILQLELLKPKVAILDETDSGLDVDALRIVSEGVNRVRETGEVGTLLITHYTRILRYIKPDFVHVFSGGRIVESGGAELADKLENEGYEAYTKGGVSA; via the coding sequence ATGGCAACGCTTGAAATCCGAGACCTGCACGTCACCGTCGAGGCCGACAACGCCACGAAGGAGATCCTCAAGGGTGTCGACCTGACCGTGAAGCAGGGCGAGACGCACGCCATCATGGGCCCCAACGGCTCCGGCAAGTCGACGCTCGCCTACTCCCTCGCGGGTCACCCCAAGTACACGATCACCGGCGGCACCGTCACCCTCGACGGCGAGGACGTCCTGGAGATGGAGGTCGACGAGCGCGCCCGCGCCGGCCTGTTCCTCGCGATGCAGTACCCGGTCGAGGTCCCGGGTGTCTCCGTGTCGAACTTCCTCCGCACCTCCGCCACCGCCATCCGCGGCGAGGCCCCCAAGCTGCGCACCTGGGTGAAGGAGGTCAAGGAGGCCATGGAGCGCCTCAACATGGACCCCTCCTTCGCCGAGCGCAACGTCAACGAGGGCTTCTCCGGCGGTGAGAAGAAGCGCCACGAGATCCTCCAGCTCGAACTGCTCAAGCCGAAGGTCGCGATCCTCGACGAGACGGACTCCGGACTCGACGTCGACGCGCTGCGGATCGTCTCCGAGGGCGTCAACCGCGTCCGGGAGACCGGCGAGGTCGGCACCCTGCTGATCACGCACTACACGCGCATCCTGCGCTACATCAAGCCCGACTTCGTCCACGTCTTCTCCGGCGGCCGGATCGTCGAGTCCGGCGGCGCCGAACTCGCCGACAAGCTGGAGAACGAGGGCTACGAGGCATACACGAAGGGCGGCGTATCCGCGTGA
- a CDS encoding non-heme iron oxygenase ferredoxin subunit has product MAFVRACGLSELEEDTPKRVELDGTPVSVVQTEGEVFAIHDICSHANVSLSEGEVEDCQIECWLHGSSFDLRTGKPSGLPATRPVPVYPVKIEGDDVLVSLTQES; this is encoded by the coding sequence ATGGCTTTCGTACGCGCCTGCGGGCTGAGCGAGCTGGAGGAGGACACCCCGAAGCGGGTGGAACTCGACGGCACGCCGGTCTCGGTCGTGCAGACCGAGGGAGAGGTGTTCGCCATCCACGACATCTGCTCCCACGCCAACGTCTCGCTCTCCGAGGGCGAGGTGGAGGACTGCCAGATCGAGTGCTGGCTGCACGGCTCCAGCTTCGACCTGCGCACCGGCAAACCGTCCGGCCTCCCCGCGACGCGCCCCGTCCCCGTATACCCCGTAAAGATCGAAGGGGACGACGTGCTCGTCTCCCTCACCCAGGAGTCCTGA
- the sufD gene encoding Fe-S cluster assembly protein SufD, protein MAEAQNIPVGSTTAGQIAVAAESTVATRMSAPPSFDVADFPVPHGREEEWRFTPLERLRGLHDGTAVATDDGVKVDVQAPEGVTVETVGRDDARIGKAGTPVDRIAAQAFSAFEKAGVITVPKETVLTEPIRIAVHGEGGTAFAHQVIELGAFAEAVVVIDHTGDAVLAANVDYLLGDGAKLTVVSVQDWDDKAVHVAQHNALVGRDASFKSVVVTFGGDVVRLHPRVSYAGTGGEAELFGLYFTDRGQHQEHRLLVDHNTPHCKSNVVYKGALQGDAAHAVWIGDVLIEAKAEGTDTYEMNRNLVLTDGARVDSVPNLEIETGEIVGAGHASATGRFDDEQLFYLMARGIPADEARRLVVRGFFAELVQQIGVDDIEERLLAKIDEELEATV, encoded by the coding sequence ATGGCTGAGGCTCAGAACATCCCGGTGGGATCCACCACCGCCGGCCAGATCGCGGTGGCCGCCGAGTCGACCGTCGCCACGCGCATGAGCGCGCCCCCCTCCTTCGACGTCGCGGACTTCCCGGTCCCGCACGGCCGTGAGGAGGAGTGGCGGTTCACCCCGCTGGAGCGCCTGCGCGGGCTGCACGACGGCACCGCGGTCGCCACCGACGACGGCGTCAAGGTGGACGTGCAGGCCCCCGAGGGCGTCACCGTCGAGACCGTCGGCCGTGACGACGCCCGGATCGGCAAGGCGGGCACCCCGGTGGACCGCATCGCCGCCCAGGCGTTCTCCGCGTTCGAGAAGGCCGGCGTGATCACCGTCCCCAAGGAGACGGTCCTCACCGAGCCCATCCGGATCGCCGTGCACGGCGAGGGCGGCACCGCCTTCGCCCACCAGGTGATCGAGCTGGGCGCCTTCGCCGAGGCCGTCGTGGTCATCGACCACACCGGTGACGCGGTGCTCGCGGCCAACGTCGACTACCTCCTCGGGGACGGCGCCAAGCTCACCGTCGTCTCCGTCCAGGACTGGGACGACAAGGCCGTGCACGTCGCCCAGCACAACGCGCTGGTCGGCCGGGACGCGTCCTTCAAGTCGGTCGTGGTGACCTTCGGCGGCGACGTCGTACGGCTGCACCCGCGCGTCTCCTACGCCGGCACCGGCGGTGAGGCCGAGCTGTTCGGGCTCTACTTCACGGACCGGGGCCAGCACCAGGAGCACCGCCTGCTGGTCGACCACAACACCCCGCACTGCAAGTCCAACGTCGTCTACAAGGGCGCGCTCCAGGGCGACGCGGCGCACGCGGTGTGGATCGGCGACGTGCTCATCGAGGCCAAGGCCGAGGGCACCGACACCTACGAGATGAACCGGAACCTCGTCCTCACCGACGGCGCCCGGGTCGACTCCGTGCCGAACCTGGAGATCGAGACCGGCGAGATCGTCGGCGCCGGGCACGCCTCGGCGACCGGCCGCTTCGACGACGAGCAGCTCTTCTACCTGATGGCCCGTGGCATCCCGGCCGACGAGGCCCGTCGCCTGGTGGTCCGCGGCTTCTTCGCCGAGCTGGTCCAGCAGATCGGTGTCGACGACATCGAGGAGCGCCTTCTCGCGAAGATCGACGAGGAGCTGGAGGCCACCGTCTGA
- the sufB gene encoding Fe-S cluster assembly protein SufB — MTLPTETAHPELEGLGKYEYGWADSDEAGASAKRGLSEEVVRDISAKKNEPEWMTKLRLKGLRLFDKKPMPNWGSDLSGIDFDNIKYFVRSTEKQAESWEDLPEDIKNTYDKLGIPEAEKQRLVAGVAAQYESEVVYHQIREDLEEQGVIFLDTDTALKEHPELFKEYFGTVIPVGDNKFASLNTAVWSGGSFIYVPKGVHVEIPLQAYFRINTENMGQFERTLIIVDEDAYVHYVEGCTAPIYKSDSLHSAVVEIIVKKGARCRYTTIQNWSNNVYNLVTKRAVAYEGATMEWIDGNIGSKVTMKYPAVYLMGEHAKGETLSIAFAGEGQHQDAGSKMVHMAPNTSSNIVSKSVARGGGRTSYRGLVEIGEGAHGSKSNVLCDALLVDTISRSDTYPYVDVREDDVSMGHEATVSKVSEDQLFYLMSRGLSEFEAMAMIVRGFVEPIAKELPMEYALELNRLIELQMEGAVG, encoded by the coding sequence ATGACTCTCCCCACGGAGACTGCCCACCCTGAGCTCGAGGGCCTGGGCAAGTACGAATACGGCTGGGCCGACTCCGACGAAGCCGGCGCCTCTGCGAAGCGCGGTCTGAGCGAGGAAGTCGTACGCGACATCTCCGCGAAGAAGAACGAGCCGGAGTGGATGACCAAGCTCCGCCTCAAGGGTCTGCGCCTGTTCGACAAGAAGCCCATGCCGAACTGGGGCTCCGACCTCTCCGGCATCGACTTCGACAACATCAAGTACTTCGTGCGGTCCACGGAGAAGCAGGCGGAGTCCTGGGAGGACCTGCCCGAGGACATCAAGAACACGTACGACAAGCTCGGCATCCCCGAGGCGGAGAAGCAGCGCCTCGTCGCCGGTGTCGCGGCCCAGTACGAGTCCGAGGTCGTCTACCACCAGATCCGTGAGGACCTGGAGGAGCAGGGCGTCATCTTCCTGGACACCGACACCGCCCTGAAGGAGCACCCCGAGCTCTTCAAGGAGTACTTCGGCACCGTCATCCCGGTCGGCGACAACAAGTTCGCGTCGCTGAACACCGCGGTGTGGTCCGGCGGTTCCTTCATCTACGTGCCGAAGGGCGTGCACGTGGAGATCCCGCTCCAGGCCTACTTCCGGATCAACACGGAGAACATGGGCCAGTTCGAGCGGACGCTGATCATCGTCGACGAGGACGCCTACGTCCACTACGTCGAGGGCTGCACGGCCCCGATCTACAAGTCGGACTCCCTGCACTCCGCGGTCGTCGAGATCATCGTGAAGAAGGGCGCCCGCTGCCGCTACACGACCATCCAGAACTGGTCGAACAACGTCTACAACCTGGTCACCAAGCGCGCCGTGGCGTACGAGGGCGCGACCATGGAGTGGATCGACGGCAACATCGGCTCCAAGGTCACCATGAAGTACCCGGCCGTCTACCTGATGGGCGAGCACGCCAAGGGCGAGACCCTGTCCATCGCCTTCGCGGGCGAGGGCCAGCACCAGGACGCCGGCTCCAAGATGGTCCACATGGCGCCGAACACCTCCTCCAACATCGTCTCCAAGTCGGTGGCGCGCGGCGGCGGTCGTACGTCCTACCGCGGTCTCGTCGAGATCGGTGAGGGCGCCCACGGCTCCAAGTCCAACGTGCTGTGCGACGCGCTGCTCGTCGACACCATCTCCCGCTCCGACACGTACCCCTACGTGGACGTCCGCGAGGACGACGTGTCCATGGGCCACGAGGCGACCGTCTCCAAGGTCTCCGAGGACCAGCTCTTCTACCTGATGAGCCGTGGTCTGAGCGAGTTCGAGGCGATGGCCATGATCGTGCGCGGCTTCGTCGAGCCCATCGCGAAGGAGCTGCCCATGGAGTACGCGCTGGAACTCAACCGGCTGATCGAGCTCCAGATGGAAGGCGCGGTCGGCTAG
- a CDS encoding metalloregulator ArsR/SmtB family transcription factor, which produces MKNVGEARETPTGAPQEELATGERSTRNRVARSILDHGPSTVAELAGRLGLTQAAVRRHLDALVADEVVEAREQRVYGARTRGRPAKVFALTDCGRDAFDQSYDKLAADALHWIQERFGGDEAVVAFARARIAAQAEQYRKAVESAAPEERTEALAKALSADGYAATARSAPVGEQLCQHHCPVAHVAEKFPQLCEAETEFFSQLLGTHVQRLATIAHGDGVCTTFIPKISHTTHHASASTAGRNPA; this is translated from the coding sequence GTGAAAAACGTCGGCGAGGCACGGGAGACCCCCACGGGGGCCCCTCAGGAGGAGCTCGCGACCGGTGAGCGGTCCACCCGCAACCGCGTCGCGCGATCCATCCTGGACCACGGCCCGTCGACCGTCGCCGAGCTGGCAGGCCGTCTCGGGCTGACCCAGGCGGCCGTACGGCGTCATCTGGACGCGCTGGTGGCCGACGAGGTCGTCGAGGCGCGGGAGCAGCGGGTGTACGGCGCGCGCACGCGTGGCCGGCCCGCCAAGGTCTTCGCGCTCACCGACTGCGGCCGGGACGCCTTCGACCAGTCCTACGACAAGCTCGCCGCGGACGCCCTGCACTGGATCCAGGAGCGCTTCGGCGGGGACGAGGCGGTCGTCGCCTTCGCGCGCGCGAGGATCGCCGCGCAGGCCGAGCAGTACCGCAAGGCCGTCGAGTCCGCCGCCCCCGAGGAGCGCACCGAAGCCCTGGCCAAGGCCCTGAGCGCGGACGGGTACGCTGCTACGGCGCGCAGCGCACCGGTCGGCGAGCAGCTCTGCCAGCACCACTGCCCGGTGGCCCATGTCGCGGAGAAGTTCCCCCAGCTCTGTGAGGCGGAGACCGAGTTCTTCTCCCAGCTGCTGGGAACCCATGTCCAGCGACTGGCGACCATCGCGCACGGCGACGGCGTCTGCACGACGTTCATCCCCAAGATTTCCCACACCACTCATCACGCATCTGCAAGCACGGCCGGGAGGAACCCCGCATGA